ATTGAGGACCATTATCAACTCCAACATGTAACATTTGAGCGACACATTTTCACAGTTCTCCTGgaacagagacggagagagacggACGCAGTCATTAACAGATTCATTTCATCAACAAGTTTAAGAGAGAGTTCCCATAGAGCTGCGTCATGCTGAAAATCCAAATCAAGAGATAATGTGAGCTCTGCCTTCAGCTGGTTTTTCACCCCCGCTGAAGAGATGCTTGtatgttttcctgtttgttaGGAGGGTTGCATAAACATTCAGGGAATGGATCCGGACAAAGAGGTGGATCCACATGAAGGTGAAccttcatgtttctgtttatcCATTCACTGCTCTCATGGGTGTGTCTCAATCTGCAGCAGGgagttgtttcctctctgaAGAAGCAACAAACCATGCAACCAGCAAACAAACGACCCAGCCGCCACTGGAGGGTAATGGGAAGCAGGCAGGAAGACACTTAGCACCTTTTAGAGAGAACAaaactggaggagagagaaaatggaaCTGAAATGACTCGGAACCCAGAACGTTGATAATGATGGTCTGTGAGGTGATGGTGTCCGTGTACGTTTCAAGTTTCCATATTCAGAAAATATGCTGCAGGTAAAGTTTCCCTTCCTGGTGATTTCAAGCTCTTTCAAccatatcacacaaacaatcttTGGATGGAGTTTTCTCTTTTGCTCCCATGTGGAAAGATCCATGAACAAACCCATCCCCTGATGAAGACCTCTGACACAGTTGAGAGAAGCAGACAAATCCAGAAAGTGAACCTTGAGTTGGGTTAGTTGGCTCACACCAGTTTCTATGGTCCAGAATACAAGAATTAACTTTGATGGCTATGTCCTCGGAAGTGttattctttctctctcaactgaataaaaaaactaatatttgtaCAACTTACTTCAATGTCATCGATGGACGGAGAGTACAACATCGCATCGGATTTCTGCAAAGGgtttaaaacaaagtaaaacaacagATTAGACAAattcatttgataaaaaatatatagcGTAGACTttcaacaatgtgtgtgttttatcatttGAAATTTTGTTACCATTTAAGTGACAAAAAAActtaatatataattataaataatatgatataattgTATTTGATACCTTCTCTCACCTCAATGGTGTTTTTTAGATTAGTCACGCACATCCGTAAATCCGCAagtgcagcatcagcaccagcCCACGAAGAAAGACTCAGGAAGCTTCAGGAGAACGAAGAGACAGAGATCAGCTCTGATCAGAGTGGATCAGTGAACTGAGGTTCAGTCGCTTCTACACCGAATGTAACAGATGAGCCTCAATTAAAGTGAACTAATTCTagtctttaaataataataataatcattattagGATCATTCTGTTGGGgtctctgtttttgtgtgtttttacttcTACGTTAAAGAAACGTCCCCTCAGTCATTTTGAATCATAATAAGTCAAATTGTGTTCATACCTGAGAACTAGAAACCAAAGCCACACCTGATGAGAGCCGTGAAACTGGAACTGGACACTTTTCTAGAGAGAACACAGAGAAACGTTAGATCTGGTTCTTCGCGTTGTTTTGTTGAGCTTGAATGAAACAGACTCAAGTCACCCAAAGTAACAACAACTATTTGTATAGTTTATCAATTATTTGACTTATTTAGATACATTTTAGATGTCATATCGGCAGTTTGTCTCATTTTCATTGAGTGATTAAGAGTGTGAAGCCCACAACGCTGAGCACAACTGAgcatagttattattattattatataaataatactttTTATTATCATGTTAACGCTTACAATATAAACATTCATTTCAAGAACAATCCAGCATTAAACAATATCTATCAGAGTGACTCCAGAGAGAGTTCTGCTGCTTCTTAAGAACTGGATGAAGTTCGTAAAATAAATTTCAGTTTTTCACGTTAAATAAGCAAGACTGAAATCATCATCACTTTGTCATTATGATTACATATCAAGTATTAGTTCATTGGGAAATCACGTTGTTCAATGCTAAGTGAAAAAAGTAAAGGGGTTTGGATATTTTGCACAACTATCATATGAAGGTTTGGCTATTAAGTTATTACAACTTTTACTTCGGGAGCCTACAGTCTGAGACCAGCTGGTAGTCGAGGTATTGCAGTAAAGCTTCACACACAAGACTCCTGGTGTTCTTTCTGACAGGGCTTTAATATTGAAAAGAAAATCTCCCCAGTAGTCAGAggtatttttattcaactgtgACAAAGAGCCAAGGTGAAGGCCTACCTCCCGCAAAGAGACCTAGAGAGAGTGATCCATGCGTTCATAACCTCCCGTCTGGATTATTGCAGTTCCATGTATGTAGGCTAAGACCAGTCCTCCACTAAACACCTGCAGCTagtccaaaatgctgctgctcgccCGCTGACCAGGGAAAACAAGAGGGACCATATCACACCAATTTCACACCCTcctacactggcttcctgttcCTGAGATCAGCCACTCAACTGCTCCTTGACAAACCTCAGACAAGGCAAGTAACCAGAGGTGATGGCCCCTTCGCAGTAACCGCCCCAAACCAGTGGAACCACCTAACACTTCACATTAGATCTGCTCCGACTTTAACACACTTTAAATCAACACTAACAACACACCTGTTCTCCAAGGCTGTCTCCTCGAGGTTGAGTACGTTTAGCTTAATTTATCTTATCGTATATCGTATATCGTATATCTTTTATCTaatatcttattttttattttatattaataattgtatttatttgtattacttgCACTATGATGTAATATGTTTCACTCTCCTTTAGTGTACCATTAcacctgtaaagcactttgttcaaccaagtcattttaaatgttccatataaataaacattgacACACGTGCAGAACACTGAGTATATCACTAACTCGACCCTCACTCTCCACTGGTGACTCTGGTGttggcctcagtatgcttctccgagtccgtttcggaatgacggacggacggatcggacggaccctttttgatttatagttctacgagcctttttgttgtgaaaacaattcaccgccagaacagtagatggcgaaacggaagtcgagcttagacaagcctacctcatgaagtatatagaagaagtccacgctggtttatttacgtcctcccggctcctcacacacagtgaacgatggcaactaacagaaaaaggatgttgatgacgcgacagtttttgctgaataaagtgacacccagcgggtcaaaatgcttatgttatcgtgtcttagcgcagcggttccccggtcttgtttccaaactgcgttgctaattcaacagctgcaacagcttgaagctacacggaggcagctagcttccccccagcttccacacacagtcagcacggacacccgatactagctactaccaagtgtttgcttctaacctgacggtgtttgagaaacagtgtcatgagagccgtgggattaaagtcagcgggttgttgcgctgttcccaccgcagttagcatggtggctagcccgctacccccgttatcaaagttcgttataaccgtatgtgaccgtacacacatgctgtaagtgctctaaccagccaccgtcagccggacaatgccgctggcttaacacactttaatcatagagtcgtagttgtgattttggtttattgtgatgtagggaatggaacaggaagtttccattccgaaatgctggcgttagcggaccaatcacagccaagtgctatccgtgggctgtccgtcatttcgacgtatagttagaaaaatgagcgcggcacgaaaagctctccgaggagcctcggagaggcacgcagagggcgttccacgttggagagggcggtcctatctgtccgtgtccgtcaaaacgcagaagcatacattggcctcaGGAGGTTACTGAAATAACTGCAAACTGAAGGAGGAGCTTATAAAGAGAGAGGTTGGTCAGACTCATTCACAATAaccacaacaataataattataattataataactacataataataatagtaacaaCAAGGTAgacttttatataaaaaaaggtgGGAGGAGTCGGTTGGATCACGTGACGCCTCCCGcagaagtgaaagtgaaactaCACCAGAGGAActtatttagtttagtttgaaaCAAATAACGATGATCGCGTTACATCGTTCACCAACCGGAGCCACGTGCACCCGCAGCGGGACACGCCCCCGGTCCTCACGCACTGTTCTCCCCTTTAAACAACTGTCCACATCTGAgctacgcacacacacgcacacacacgcactcactcaCCGCTCGCTGGTCTCCGGGGCACGAGAGCTGGACGCAGATCACCGGGAGCGTCGTCATGAAGTCGGTCTTGTGTGCAGCGGAGCGACGGTTCACATGTTTGCATTTCACTGGCGTTTATAAAGCTGCTCTGCCTCATTGACCTGAGTCCGGTTCCACTAACacatgagtgagtgtgtgtgtgagtgtgtgtgtgagtgagtgtgtgtgagtgtgtgagtgtgcggtGTGTGCTGCAGGTCTGAGCTGCGAGGATCAGCTCGACTCAAACACGCCCAACGCCATCCGAGGATCACAAGTTCACTCCTCCTTCACTTCGTCAGGGCCAAAGCTCCCAGTCTGTCCTCAGCATCTCACcagcacacgcgcacacacacacgcacgcacacacacacacacacacacactctttaaaGGGGATAGttcactcattatccactcatCCCTGTGCAtttggaggtgggggggtggagtgtttgagtccacaacacactgctggagtttcaggggcaaacagagctgcagccaaatccagaAAAATTAATGTAAATGACTTGTCTCCATAATTTTAACACCAACCTGCCGAGGACACGGACCCGTTGTGTGAGAGGCTCTGCTGTCACTCAACATCCGGCCTGACAGATCAGATCACACAGGGAAGCTGGGagttgatggggggggggggggttttcattttattcttttgatAAACCAAAAGCTTATTTCCAGAATTTATATGTCACATCAAAAAATGTTTCACTTATTTTAGGAGTACATGATCGTCGATTATTGATTATAATTTGTTATCATGGCGGTTTAAGAACTCGAACTGGTTGTAGAGACACTTACACAGAAGTAAAACCTTATAATGTTGACTCCCATTGATTCGAAGCAATGCAGTTCTGGTTCTAAACCTGAGCCCGCtacaaaagattaacacaatTTAGTGAGTGGTGATAACTGATGCGGGCCTCAATAACTGTTTAATAGGTGAAGTTGTCTGGATTTAAATAGTGACAACAGTGAAGTAATAAAAATTACAATGGCACTCGGCACGGCCCCTTTAGattaatctgcaccaaattacagtCATAGATACCACTTCCTTAAATATATAACTGATTATTGTcctaaagataaaaaaaagtgctccctgggaaattggtgaaatcgCTGAAAAATGATGAACCTATTTACAATGATAAGAATGTGAGGGAGAAAAAATGCTGAGTTCTCAAAACTTCACTCGGGATCAGTCTCTGAAAAATGTAAACGTGTTCAAACACTGTGCAGAGCTGTAAACATCAGCAGCTTGCCAGAGGTAACTGTTAGATACTACGTTGAGCGTTCATAGAGatcattaaaaaggaaacaaggaATACTTTGGGGAGACAGCAGCTGCTCCAACTTTATTAACCTAACAACATTAGGTCCCCAGTTTGTGGAGAGATCCTGTGGAAACAGTAACAGTTACAGAGGGATTCttctcaaataaaatgacatttacaaAGTCAACAAACACCAGGAGCCATCAAAAAGGGTTCACAGCTCCTTCTGGCCCCGGGGCCTCGTGGAGCAGTGATCCAGCTCGGACTTtaaaaagagaaggaaacaagTCCTCTGAGAACTGGGTTTGGAAACCTCTGTATTTGGATCTATATTGTGTCCATATCATCAAAAAGCTGTCAATTACCAACAGTTTGCAGTTTGTTcagattcgttttttttttttctatcagtaattcaaattaaaacactcTTGAATTATTCTTCTACTTCCTGGACAGAGGTTTGTGTGGATTTGTTTCTTTACATCACAGTCCTCAGAGGGACTTTTTTAAATTCTTACTCTGTCAACACtagctgttacacacacacacacacacaaagacacatgtcTCTTAATTCTTCAACCGTTACTGCTGTGAACCTCCACTGAGAGGATTTAGATCTTTGGGACCGCGGCTCCAGCAACAGGCTCTCCAGTCTCTGTCCTGGTTCAGGTAGCAGTTCCCTCCAACTTAAGAGCAGCCAGGGAATCGGCGGCTGCCTTCTCTTcaccctctttctcctcctcctcttcctcctcctcatcgtcatcttcctcgtcctcatcatcatcatcatcctcctcatcatcctcgtcGTCGGTGTAGTTTTGTTGGGCTTCGCCTCCAGAGGCGAGGTTCTTCCAGTAGTTGTCGTAACCCGACGCTCCATCGTCGTCGTCTTCATCATCGTTGCCGGCCTGGCGGCCGAACTTCAGGGTGCGAGCTGCAGACAAACAGAGTCATTGACAAAAGTATTGTAAATAGTGTATCTTTgcaatttgtattcatttttgaAAATCTGGTTCACTTTGCTACATTTgagatttaaatttatttcattATGTATAAAAGGTTAAATCAGGAAAGATCCAGGTTGTCCCTCTTATGTACTACCATAAAATATGAATTACAAAGCTATTTCCCTGTTTCCCTTAGTCCCTGTTAGTTTTCTAAAAGAGTATTTTCATAAGAGATCTTGCATTAAATGGATGCTGCTGCTTGATCGTTTTTAAACCCATGTTTTCAATATTGTTTcacattatacatttttcttgagTGGATGAATCTAAGATGGAATCTAAGGTGTCTTTTATCATCCATTGTAACATTTCCATTTTACTTTATTCTTTGGTAAATCAAAAGCTTATTTCTGCCTAAATGTGATGTTAATACAAGAGGCAGAAAAGTGTCAAAAGGAAAAAGACATGGTGGTCAAATAATGAAATTTGTTATAATGGCTCCATTGTTAAAACCTATTACATAACATTGTTttgaaacagacagaaaactcAGTTTCGTTTTCTTATAAATCACGATTCAGTAGGGAAGTCGAAGCCGCAGCACCTTCCTCTCAACGGCAGTTTTCCTGGAACAAAACCAACTTCCAGTACAGTAAGAGCTTGTGCAACACTCACTGGACATGCTGAGGTCTTTGGTCTCCTGCGTCTCATGGCCGCACTTTGGACATGGCAGATTCTTTCCCTTCTCCTGTTTGAAGACCTTACTCTTGGCGTGGTCGTCGCAGTAACAggactgagagggggggggggggggggggggtgaactaACAGTTAATTTCATCACGTGGAAATGTTCAACTTCATACAGGAGTCACTTTTTGCAATCTAAATTCAAAAACCCATCAGAAAaaatttacatcacaaaaatCTAAAAACTGAAATCCCTTTTTCATTAAGTATTTGCTGTGCTGCTACACATTAGGATCAGGTGCATCCATGTGTATACGATCTATATCCATGTTTATACAACATCCAGTGCTTTAAACTGCACGAGTGCACGTCAGGATGGATGTCAGACCATTTCCAAAGCTTGACCAGTGGCCTCTGTTTTGTGTAAACAAACTGAAAGGGGCCTCTCATGTAAAGTGTGTATGTTATTCTttccttgagtgtgtgtgacgcAGCTTTAAAAAGTCCAAAGTCCGCCGCCGGGAGACTCCTCCCCTCCTGCACGCAactgttgggcaagagtccctgctgaactggccatgtggtgggatccacacaatgagtcgtaaaagtaaggcctgtgagccaagatgaaaccagctctaaagtttccagctaagatcaagcatggagatagcatctcctctggtagtaacttcatccctggggtttccccagaaacccctgctctgctcctggccgttcccactctgatctgacctctgacactcaattggcttaaagccagcatcatcccatgaccacacctcaaggaggctgggcctccacaggttaataagaggggctgatcatcaataatcgctgcccattcccgattccctgaagatagagctgacctttccagttagttgatccagaggtaattttagggagcaattacagacgtttgttttaattccattttcttttatttctttaattcagtcgacgttttattttgataggactttttgttattttaacttgaaggagatcgccaaaggaagtccactcgccggccgagatcacagactttatttttcacgatccccacaacagcgccacagctgatcatccctgcagaagagacgaggccgaattccgttccaagagcaagagaagttcgctctattcggcccagcgctgacctccgttgcaaccacgagacccagcggagccccgcttaagaggccaggacttcactcacctAATTCCGAggattcgctgaccgcatgtaccccgaggaacacaacacgagattcactggacttcccgaaaatccgcgcgacacgcgcaagcaacaccgcgaaggtcacagtaagaggctttattgtctgggcagaaactagtttaaatacttagcatgtcatgtttatttgagtgtttgtttgtagatcgctgatctgtttttagccgtgtaacgcgtggcgaactggagacgtcacatccggttcttttgtttactatgttctgagaagcgcgcgtaataagccggcacttccctttttaaagtgttaccgtcagagatattgtgcggagatttacatctgttaaaagataaatctcacgtaactggactgcccgcttcgccggatgtttgtctctgacgatgttttgagagctttcctgatctctctatctctccctctctctctctctttttctcctaaacctgtttttacacacgtcccgacctacacttacatatttcatgtggcatagaaaattctagatttaaggagccttgatacatctcgacgccattcggcgccagaaccaggagataagaactctctttgtctaaagatcccctttgttaagttcagtgacaggcagccattttgcttttcgcaacgtggcttaattcataaacctccatcttgaaagtacgtgaacgtaacatcctgatcctggccagacttcgtcaccacgtgatctcgtcattacgccatagccactcccctttctctttagacacacacacccacacacacacacatagagacacagacaggcagacacacacgaccacgcacacacacaccagtagatacccagtattacctgtgtgaccattgtgataagtgctgctgctgctgttgccatctttgaaatattggttttgttaaatgaagaatcattgaaataacattaactttatttcccctttttaataaatacttttgtaattaaagtatttgtatttctgtgattatttgtacatgtgtatgtgaatacagctggattactatagcctgtgctcgaacttaaaacccttcattgtttattatataatcattaatattaaatattgagattattaatttaacttttatcacttgagactgataactatagtttgactcgttggtccctgtaaccagggtggtgccccgcaacgataagcattaattacagattgtttcattcttaattgataattttattgttttcattaattatttaaccattattaattgataactgtatcatttctaattaattattttactattcttaattactagctttataatttttaattatttttaataaataatttctattttaataatcatttctcatgattattaataattagccaacgtcaattctactactactattgcacaacacaacactgctCCTTAATTTCCTTGAACACCTCCTT
This is a stretch of genomic DNA from Pleuronectes platessa chromosome 3, fPlePla1.1, whole genome shotgun sequence. It encodes these proteins:
- the LOC128436716 gene encoding interleukin-15, whose translation is MTTLPVICVQLSCPGDQRAKSVQFQFHGSHQVWLWFLVLSFLSLSSWAGADAALADLRMCVTNLKNTIEKSDAMLYSPSIDDIEENCENVSLKCYMLELIMVLNEEEVNDGNAGCILAFNERLDFHPGGCPPCEAYSLQNITIFLDRLNTLLEKGTARGNQ